Proteins found in one Paenibacillus borealis genomic segment:
- a CDS encoding helix-turn-helix domain-containing protein — translation MGSTQELGIYGFRFSEPDRLPLLNLFAAGHSVELSPDYDWNGMERSDGPLLLFQYTVSGRGIYELDGESFSVGPGQAFMAEIPGSHRYYYPGGTEPWEFYFLLFRPQPLLPLWNDIKSRTGATPALDSGSPPVRMLRDIVREAHAGRITDPYSASSLLHQFMMELGRYTSGGPRDAAGWPPAIRECVRFIEENYSSMIGQQELAGKLGLSKFHLLRTFSKAVGVTPNDYLNRVRIEHAVELLRTTDCSIEAIAGQIGYSSGSYFIKVFHKLTGQTPGAFRSGNASLNYSRLFFS, via the coding sequence GTGGGCAGTACACAAGAATTGGGCATCTACGGTTTCCGCTTCAGTGAACCGGACCGGCTGCCGCTGCTGAATCTGTTCGCAGCCGGGCATTCGGTTGAGCTAAGCCCGGATTATGACTGGAACGGCATGGAGCGCAGTGATGGTCCGCTGCTGCTCTTCCAATATACCGTATCGGGAAGAGGGATCTATGAACTTGACGGGGAGAGCTTCAGCGTCGGCCCCGGACAGGCCTTCATGGCCGAGATTCCCGGCAGCCACCGGTATTATTATCCCGGCGGCACGGAGCCGTGGGAGTTCTATTTCCTGCTCTTCCGGCCGCAGCCGCTGCTGCCGCTCTGGAATGATATTAAGTCCAGAACCGGGGCAACCCCGGCTCTGGATTCCGGCAGCCCGCCGGTCCGCATGCTGCGCGATATCGTCCGTGAAGCCCATGCCGGGCGGATTACCGATCCTTACTCGGCTTCCTCGCTGCTTCATCAATTCATGATGGAGCTTGGCAGGTATACCTCGGGCGGCCCGCGTGACGCGGCCGGCTGGCCGCCGGCCATCCGCGAATGCGTCCGGTTCATCGAGGAGAATTACAGCTCCATGATCGGTCAGCAGGAGCTTGCCGGGAAGCTGGGCCTCTCGAAATTCCATCTGCTGCGGACCTTCAGCAAGGCAGTGGGTGTTACCCCCAATGACTATTTGAACCGGGTCCGCATTGAGCATGCCGTGGAGCTGTTGAGAACAACAGACTGCAGCATCGAAGCCATTGCCGGCCAGATCGGCTATTCCTCAGGCAGTTACTTCATTAAGGTATTCCATAAGCTTACCGGACAGACGCCGGGTGCCTTCCGCTCAGGGAACGCCAGCCTGAACTACAGCCGCCTGTTCTTCAGCTGA
- a CDS encoding DsrE/DsrF/DrsH-like family protein: MSKKLNLLMFSGEYDKAMAGLILANAARDIEVEVTMFFSFWGLFLIRDPETMTLEDKTIYEKLMDVITPKGPEQLPLSRMNFSGLGKLMLEEMIEEQGAPKLIHFLKGARKKNIKFYACKLSVEIMGFKPEELLPEVEIIDAAAYLKDALESDIQLFI, from the coding sequence ATGAGCAAAAAACTGAATCTGCTGATGTTCAGCGGAGAATATGACAAAGCCATGGCGGGGCTGATTCTGGCGAATGCCGCACGGGATATTGAGGTTGAGGTTACGATGTTCTTCTCCTTCTGGGGGCTGTTCCTCATCCGGGACCCGGAGACAATGACGCTGGAGGATAAGACGATCTATGAGAAGCTGATGGATGTCATCACACCCAAAGGACCGGAGCAGCTGCCGCTCTCGCGGATGAACTTCAGCGGGCTAGGCAAGCTGATGCTGGAGGAGATGATCGAGGAGCAGGGAGCGCCGAAGCTGATTCATTTCCTGAAGGGCGCGCGCAAAAAGAACATCAAGTTCTATGCCTGCAAGCTCTCTGTGGAAATCATGGGCTTCAAGCCGGAGGAGCTCCTGCCTGAAGTGGAGATTATCGACGCTGCCGCCTACCTGAAGGATGCGCTGGAGAGCGATATTCAGCTCTTTATCTGA
- a CDS encoding aminotransferase class V-fold PLP-dependent enzyme, translating to MLSIHHAAAAEVPSSLQGHFAAFREHIIGNRHMISTPYGRQPLLYADWTASGRLYEPIERRMQESFGPYVSNPHTDSNTTGLTMTLAYNEARQIIREHVNAGPGDALLFCGNGTTGAVNKLQRIMGLKLPEWLQQSYVCPPEERPVIFISHMEHHSNLLPWQEGIGDVITVPSGPGGLVDLEQLEELLIRYRHRRFKIGSFTACSNVTGIQTPYHQLAAVMHRHGGVCFVDFAANAPYEEINMHPASPLEKLDAIFFSPHKFLGGPGTGGVLLFDTALSTGSLPDEPGGGTVVWVNRWGGRRYIADVEVREDGGTPGFLQAIRTALCIRLKDQMNGPGQYMVAREQELCRKLLSELAQIPDCSVLAGAQTERHGIISFTLKEIHYNLAVRLLNDRFGIQARGGCSCAGPYGHQLLGLDPAHSQAFIQAIHAGDQSLKPGWVRLSLHPVMTDREVEHMAFAVRSIVSRIDEWSSDYRYSSATNSWLHTGDTGETEGAIRELFSL from the coding sequence GTGCTGAGTATCCACCACGCCGCTGCAGCAGAGGTGCCGTCTTCACTGCAGGGGCATTTCGCGGCTTTCCGCGAGCATATTATAGGAAATCGCCATATGATTTCTACGCCGTACGGCCGGCAGCCGCTGCTGTATGCCGACTGGACGGCCAGCGGCCGGCTGTATGAGCCAATTGAGCGCAGAATGCAGGAGAGCTTCGGCCCCTATGTCAGCAATCCGCATACTGATTCTAATACTACAGGGCTAACGATGACCCTGGCTTATAATGAAGCACGGCAGATCATCAGGGAGCATGTGAATGCCGGTCCCGGCGACGCTTTGCTCTTCTGCGGCAACGGCACTACAGGAGCGGTGAACAAGCTGCAGCGGATCATGGGCCTTAAGCTGCCGGAGTGGCTGCAGCAGAGCTACGTCTGTCCGCCGGAAGAACGCCCGGTCATCTTCATCAGTCATATGGAGCATCATTCCAATCTGTTGCCCTGGCAGGAAGGCATCGGCGATGTCATCACTGTTCCATCCGGACCGGGCGGGCTGGTTGACCTTGAGCAGTTAGAAGAGCTATTGATACGCTACCGGCACCGCCGCTTCAAGATCGGCTCCTTCACCGCCTGCTCCAATGTCACCGGCATTCAGACACCCTACCATCAGCTTGCTGCCGTCATGCACCGGCATGGCGGAGTTTGCTTTGTGGATTTTGCTGCGAACGCACCTTATGAGGAGATCAATATGCATCCTGCATCCCCGCTGGAGAAGCTGGATGCCATCTTCTTCTCTCCGCACAAATTCCTCGGCGGTCCCGGAACCGGCGGAGTGCTGCTGTTTGATACCGCGCTCAGCACAGGCAGCCTGCCGGATGAACCCGGCGGCGGCACTGTGGTATGGGTCAACCGCTGGGGCGGACGGCGCTATATCGCAGATGTGGAAGTACGCGAGGACGGAGGCACCCCCGGATTCCTGCAGGCCATCCGCACAGCCCTGTGCATCAGGCTGAAGGATCAGATGAACGGACCCGGACAATATATGGTGGCCCGGGAGCAGGAGCTGTGCCGGAAGCTGCTCTCGGAGCTTGCACAGATTCCAGACTGCTCCGTACTGGCAGGCGCTCAAACTGAGCGCCACGGGATCATCTCCTTCACCCTGAAGGAGATCCACTACAATCTCGCCGTCCGGCTTCTGAATGACCGCTTCGGCATTCAAGCACGCGGAGGCTGCTCCTGCGCCGGCCCGTACGGCCATCAGCTGCTCGGGCTGGACCCTGCGCATTCGCAGGCATTCATCCAGGCGATCCACGCCGGTGACCAGTCGCTGAAGCCGGGCTGGGTCCGCCTGTCCCTGCACCCGGTTATGACTGACCGGGAGGTGGAGCATATGGCCTTCGCTGTCCGCTCCATCGTCAGCCGCATCGACGAATGGAGCAGCGACTACCGCTATAGCTCTGCCACCAACAGCTGGCTTCACACCGGCGATACAGGGGAGACCGAGGGGGCTATACGCGAATTATTCTCTCTGTAG
- a CDS encoding TVP38/TMEM64 family protein — MFFLDIMSWLTEERLRTLLEQYRSLGPLPGVGLTFMKSFVPPLPTIAIVGLNGAVYGLWLGFLYSWIGLVAGCVTTFLIIRKIGSHRYLRKWAERPKVAKSMTWVRQSGFSYVFLLSLFPVGPFVVINMAAGLASMRLRSYLIALCAGKAIMVFAVSYIGNDVDRFIRHPGEIVYVLLFIGVSLWGVKAIESRFARLAREREVNSKPLQRE; from the coding sequence ATGTTCTTTTTAGATATAATGTCATGGCTGACGGAGGAGCGGCTGCGGACTCTACTGGAGCAATACCGCTCGCTTGGGCCGCTGCCCGGGGTTGGCCTTACCTTCATGAAATCATTCGTGCCGCCGCTGCCGACCATTGCGATTGTAGGGCTTAACGGGGCAGTATACGGGTTATGGCTTGGGTTCCTGTATTCCTGGATCGGTCTTGTAGCCGGCTGTGTAACTACATTCCTGATTATCCGTAAAATCGGCAGCCACCGCTATCTGCGTAAATGGGCGGAGCGGCCCAAGGTCGCCAAAAGCATGACCTGGGTCCGCCAGAGCGGGTTCAGCTATGTTTTTCTGCTCAGTCTGTTTCCGGTAGGCCCATTCGTAGTCATTAACATGGCTGCAGGGCTTGCCTCCATGCGCCTTCGTTCCTACCTGATTGCCCTATGCGCCGGCAAAGCCATTATGGTGTTTGCGGTCTCCTACATCGGCAATGATGTGGACCGGTTCATCCGTCATCCGGGAGAGATTGTCTACGTGCTGCTGTTCATCGGAGTGTCACTCTGGGGGGTTAAGGCGATCGAGTCCAGATTCGCCCGGCTGGCCCGGGAACGGGAAGTGAACAGCAAACCGCTACAGAGAGAATAA
- a CDS encoding ATP-binding protein, producing the protein MKTFDYSLLAKRVLALLCICLLAAAALVPLLDKSPSACSTRQSGWADLSACTFDDASVFPLDGEWEFYWQQLLDPQDNRSGSAEAPAFMAVPGSWGPGTEVTGFSRYGYATYRLMLQLPPDVPAFALKVNNIRNASQVFVNGELLGHSGTPGVSLQSTEPRNNPYSFTFSAKDNQAEILIHTSNFTYANGGIAESIRIGTPSSIGAVDQRNSTYDILLVAGFAFIGFYFLGQGFQRKEDNSSLQLAMYCFTIALYMLTHSEKLLFQYLPSISYEAFSKLQVMSCVIGFYFVSSYTYSLFPALYSRLFRRITFAYSLGFCIIVLMSTILIYSRIASIMLFFSFISVCYTFYVMAKATWQREIGSYYLLIGVIAAVMFTFSVASNLFLGTGLYAIPPVSGPIFILAEGLFLSARHAHAYQTIKQLSLQLERKDRDKDEFLLKTSIELRTPLNAIINISLSMYEGAGGPLTPSQREDMRLILGTGRRLAFLVRDILDYEQIKRQRIILHWGAVDLQGVAEIVIEVFQFLNKNGEIRIKNRIPPGAFLVQADEQRLMQILYNLLDNALKFTDRGSVIIEAVQLDESVSVTVSDTGRGIPPEQLESIFRDYEQVNEADSLEAGGLGLGLAITRKLVELHGGSISVSSTFGRGSSFTFTLPVQQAGAAVTEEPEDRQLLLMPVKAPPEATDEDWKYRTIPVMHSTAQAGPYAPRILIVDDDYANLKALTNLLSLENYTISSMRSGKDALAVLAEDRDFDLCIIDVMMPGMSGLELCRRIRQTYTPLDLPILMATAGQQLHFNEAAFRAGANDFIHKPYAWSDLKGRVNTLVQLRRSVSDRLSSEIAMLRAQIKPHFLYNAINTIIWMSTRDNEKTRHLLYDLSHFLRGSFDFSNQETAIPFDKELELIEAYLSLEQARFGKRLNAQYNIEVSEFSLPPLIVQPIVENAVRHGLMEKIDGGTVLLSTRQEGNAILITVTDNGKGMSDEQLSSWMKEDYHSPHGEGTGIGLRNINRRLLTQFGYPLVITRGSNGGIEVLITIPWKDEIS; encoded by the coding sequence ATGAAAACATTTGATTATAGCCTGCTGGCCAAAAGAGTGCTTGCCCTGCTGTGCATCTGCCTGCTCGCAGCAGCCGCTCTGGTGCCCCTGCTGGACAAATCCCCTTCCGCCTGCTCCACCCGCCAGTCCGGGTGGGCGGATTTATCCGCCTGCACCTTCGATGATGCATCAGTCTTCCCGCTGGACGGAGAATGGGAGTTCTATTGGCAGCAGCTGCTGGACCCGCAGGACAACCGCTCTGGCAGCGCGGAAGCTCCGGCTTTTATGGCGGTTCCCGGATCTTGGGGCCCGGGTACAGAGGTTACCGGCTTCTCACGCTACGGGTATGCAACCTACCGCCTGATGCTCCAGCTTCCGCCGGATGTTCCTGCCTTTGCCCTTAAGGTGAACAACATCCGCAATGCCAGCCAGGTATTTGTGAACGGCGAGCTTCTGGGACACAGCGGAACACCGGGAGTGTCCCTTCAGAGTACGGAGCCGCGCAACAACCCGTATTCCTTCACTTTCAGCGCGAAGGATAATCAGGCTGAGATTCTTATTCACACTTCCAACTTCACCTATGCGAACGGAGGTATTGCCGAATCCATCCGGATCGGCACCCCCTCTTCCATCGGGGCGGTAGACCAGCGGAACAGTACTTACGATATATTGCTGGTGGCAGGTTTTGCTTTTATTGGCTTCTACTTTCTGGGGCAGGGATTCCAGCGCAAAGAGGACAACTCTTCGCTGCAGCTGGCTATGTACTGCTTCACAATCGCCCTATATATGCTGACGCACAGCGAGAAGCTGTTGTTTCAATATCTTCCTTCCATCTCTTATGAAGCGTTCAGCAAATTGCAGGTCATGTCCTGCGTGATCGGGTTCTATTTCGTATCCAGCTATACCTATTCCCTGTTTCCCGCACTCTATTCCCGGCTCTTCCGGCGGATCACCTTCGCCTATTCGCTCGGCTTCTGTATTATTGTGCTTATGAGCACGATTCTTATTTACTCGCGGATCGCAAGCATAATGCTGTTCTTCAGCTTCATTTCCGTCTGCTATACCTTCTATGTGATGGCCAAGGCAACGTGGCAGCGTGAGATCGGCTCCTATTATTTGCTCATCGGTGTTATTGCCGCGGTTATGTTCACCTTCTCTGTGGCCAGTAATCTGTTCCTGGGCACGGGACTCTATGCCATTCCGCCTGTATCCGGCCCGATCTTCATCCTTGCCGAGGGACTATTCCTGTCTGCACGCCATGCACATGCCTACCAGACAATTAAGCAGCTCTCCCTTCAGCTCGAACGCAAGGACAGAGACAAGGATGAGTTCCTGCTCAAGACTTCGATCGAGCTGCGCACCCCCCTGAATGCTATCATCAATATCTCATTGTCTATGTATGAGGGGGCAGGCGGGCCGCTTACCCCTTCACAGCGTGAGGATATGCGGCTGATCCTCGGAACCGGAAGACGGCTCGCCTTCCTGGTCCGGGATATTCTTGATTATGAACAGATCAAGCGGCAGCGCATCATCCTGCACTGGGGTGCCGTTGATCTTCAAGGCGTTGCGGAAATTGTAATTGAGGTCTTCCAGTTTCTGAACAAGAACGGCGAGATCCGCATCAAGAACCGCATTCCGCCGGGTGCATTTCTGGTCCAGGCCGATGAACAGCGCCTGATGCAGATCCTCTACAATCTGCTGGACAATGCGCTGAAATTCACCGATCGCGGCAGCGTGATTATCGAGGCCGTGCAGCTTGATGAATCCGTATCGGTTACGGTATCCGACACGGGCCGGGGAATTCCCCCGGAGCAGCTGGAGAGCATCTTCCGGGATTATGAACAGGTTAACGAAGCTGACTCGCTGGAAGCAGGCGGACTGGGTCTGGGACTGGCCATCACCCGCAAGCTTGTAGAATTGCATGGGGGAAGCATTTCCGTGTCCTCCACGTTTGGCCGCGGGAGCAGCTTCACCTTCACACTTCCCGTCCAGCAGGCCGGCGCCGCTGTTACGGAGGAACCGGAGGACCGTCAGCTGCTGCTTATGCCGGTGAAGGCACCGCCGGAAGCTACGGATGAGGATTGGAAGTACAGGACAATTCCCGTAATGCACTCCACCGCACAGGCAGGTCCGTATGCCCCCCGCATTCTGATTGTGGATGACGATTATGCCAACCTGAAGGCACTGACCAACCTGCTGTCTCTGGAGAATTATACAATCTCCAGTATGCGCAGCGGTAAGGATGCACTGGCTGTGCTTGCCGAAGATCGTGATTTCGACCTCTGCATCATCGATGTCATGATGCCGGGAATGTCAGGCCTGGAGCTGTGCAGGAGGATCCGCCAGACCTATACGCCTCTGGATCTGCCAATCCTGATGGCTACCGCCGGGCAGCAGCTTCACTTCAACGAAGCAGCATTCCGCGCCGGCGCTAACGACTTCATCCATAAGCCTTATGCCTGGAGTGATCTCAAGGGACGCGTCAATACGCTGGTACAGCTGAGAAGGTCGGTCTCCGACCGGTTAAGTTCAGAGATCGCCATGCTGCGTGCGCAGATCAAACCGCATTTTCTCTACAACGCCATTAATACAATCATCTGGATGAGCACGCGCGACAATGAGAAGACCCGGCATCTGCTATACGATTTGAGTCACTTTCTGCGCGGCAGCTTTGATTTCAGCAACCAGGAAACGGCAATCCCGTTTGATAAGGAGCTCGAACTGATCGAGGCCTATCTGTCGCTGGAGCAGGCCCGGTTCGGCAAGCGGCTCAATGCCCAGTACAATATTGAAGTTAGTGAATTTTCACTGCCGCCGCTGATTGTGCAGCCGATCGTGGAGAATGCTGTCCGCCACGGATTGATGGAGAAGATCGACGGCGGGACCGTACTCCTCTCCACCAGACAGGAAGGCAATGCGATCCTCATTACCGTCACCGATAACGGTAAAGGCATGAGCGATGAGCAGCTCTCTTCCTGGATGAAGGAGGACTACCATTCCCCGCATGGAGAAGGCACCGGGATCGGCCTGCGGAATATCAACCGGCGGCTGTTGACACAATTCGGCTATCCGCTTGTCATTACACGCGGGAGCAACGGAGGCATTGAGGTACTTATAACAATCCCATGGAAGGATGAAATCTCCTGA